A region of Salinibacter sp. 10B DNA encodes the following proteins:
- a CDS encoding PAS domain S-box protein, translating into MSVHANLPVSLRGDQAPPFYSDSEMSSRIRELEWADTLLGPIASWPPELKNAVDIMLGAKEAISIYWGPDHLLLYNDAWREFIGDKHPDALGQPAREVFPELWEAIGPKLAHVLAGEGAAYEREQRLPLERDGRLEDTWFDYSFNPIPMADGSVGGVLNIGTEATERVKAESALRQSEEFHRLAAEAGNMGTWSVNLETGDAVLSPRMAELMGYAPNEHEAAPSHSAPGHWQQKVPRTAWMGSVHPEDRAVLEKTIDTARETKGPSDLEFRVQHDDGVRWLYARGEVNQEGPEEGPRLQGASIDITRRRELEEALVGTTEAVRRDIGRELHDVLSSDLAALAIKTDNLVGKLAQKDSSSGSIPPEETLPAELGDTLDEIAEGIRTATRRTRNLSHVLMPAALQEEHLAAALEHLCHEQGELGQPAPIFEGDRKETLPERNETAMHLYLIAREAMTNAQRHAKAEHIWVRLFQTKEALTLTIRDDGDGLPRQTDSQDGIGLRTMKHRADLIGASLQVTPLEEGGTLVRCALPLSRAKDK; encoded by the coding sequence ATGTCTGTACATGCAAATCTCCCGGTCTCGCTTCGCGGTGACCAGGCGCCTCCCTTTTACTCGGACAGCGAGATGAGCAGTCGGATCCGCGAGCTCGAATGGGCGGACACCCTGCTCGGGCCGATCGCAAGCTGGCCCCCGGAATTAAAAAACGCGGTCGACATTATGCTTGGTGCGAAAGAGGCCATCAGTATCTACTGGGGACCCGACCACCTCCTCCTCTACAACGACGCGTGGCGGGAATTTATCGGAGACAAGCACCCAGACGCACTGGGACAACCGGCCCGCGAAGTGTTTCCAGAACTCTGGGAGGCGATTGGCCCAAAACTCGCTCATGTACTTGCCGGGGAAGGGGCCGCGTACGAACGCGAACAGCGACTGCCGTTGGAACGGGACGGCCGCCTCGAGGATACGTGGTTCGACTACAGTTTCAATCCAATTCCAATGGCCGACGGCTCCGTCGGCGGTGTGTTGAACATCGGGACAGAGGCCACCGAGCGCGTCAAGGCTGAATCGGCTCTTCGGCAGAGCGAGGAGTTTCACCGACTGGCCGCCGAGGCTGGAAATATGGGCACCTGGAGCGTGAATCTTGAAACGGGAGATGCCGTCCTCTCGCCCCGAATGGCTGAACTGATGGGGTACGCACCCAACGAGCACGAGGCCGCCCCAAGCCATTCCGCACCGGGGCATTGGCAGCAGAAGGTGCCCCGAACGGCCTGGATGGGCTCCGTCCACCCCGAAGACCGGGCGGTGCTGGAGAAAACCATCGACACTGCCCGCGAAACGAAGGGGCCGTCCGATCTGGAATTTCGCGTCCAGCACGATGACGGGGTTCGATGGCTTTACGCACGGGGAGAGGTAAACCAGGAGGGACCGGAAGAGGGACCTCGTCTCCAAGGGGCCTCCATCGACATCACTCGGCGACGCGAGCTGGAAGAAGCACTCGTCGGGACCACCGAAGCGGTACGTCGGGACATTGGGCGCGAGCTCCACGATGTCTTGAGCTCAGACCTGGCGGCTCTTGCCATAAAAACCGACAATCTCGTGGGCAAACTAGCCCAGAAGGACTCCTCATCCGGATCTATTCCTCCCGAGGAGACTCTTCCCGCGGAACTGGGCGACACACTCGATGAGATTGCCGAAGGCATCCGGACGGCGACCAGACGGACCCGCAATCTCTCCCATGTGCTTATGCCCGCGGCCCTTCAAGAGGAGCACCTCGCTGCCGCCCTTGAGCACCTGTGTCACGAACAGGGGGAGCTGGGCCAACCTGCCCCAATCTTCGAAGGCGACCGAAAAGAAACGCTTCCCGAACGCAACGAGACGGCAATGCACCTCTACCTTATCGCCCGGGAGGCAATGACGAATGCGCAGCGCCATGCCAAGGCTGAGCACATCTGGGTTCGCCTCTTCCAGACAAAAGAGGCACTGACCCTCACCATCCGGGACGATGGAGACGGTCTCCCCAGGCAGACGGACTCACAGGACGGAATCGGCCTTCGAACCATGAAGCATCGCGCTGACCTCATCGGGGCCTCCCTCCAGGTCACGCCTTTGGAGGAAGGAGGAACGTTGGTCCGGTGTGCACTGCCCCTCTCCCGAGCCAAAGACAAATAG
- a CDS encoding DUF87 domain-containing protein, with protein MFEESSFRTQHIGVITHGSLNEGIEMKLDPSESVESVVAGTFVVIQGEQFDFFCMITDVEIEAANEQILLNPPDPSDDLLREVMQGSGTYVTVQLKPMLMMPNADHPELSDEEPKSVKTIPAHFSPVAQAEADDVARVFGDETWDDGRTYFHVGHPIGMEESPVCIDLSKFAERSNAIFGKTGTGKTFLTRLLLAGTIVTGRAVNLVFDMHSEYGYGSQAEGGEDGQSMFVKGLRDLFPSMVSLFSLDPSTTRDRGHTPDYEVHLHADQIRPADILPLRDTLNLNSTAAESSYLLKNQYGDQWLTTLLEAQSTDDFERLADETGAHRSSIEALRRKLAPFQEYDFFTTRPSPDDYDVLDALLENLESGTSVVLEFGRYDDLKVYLLVANALTRRIRRAYEEKTNRYRQTQNEADKPQPLMITIEEAHKFLEPGIAHETPFGKIAREMRKFFVSLLVVDQRPSAIDEEVLSQIGTKMVAKLSDDKDIGAALVGTSDASSLREILASLDAKQQALLLGHAVPMPIVVKTRTYDQGFYDALRAHPATNGTAESSADPDEEMEDLFY; from the coding sequence ATGTTTGAAGAGTCGAGCTTCCGGACCCAGCACATCGGCGTCATCACGCATGGCTCGCTGAACGAGGGCATCGAGATGAAGCTCGATCCCTCCGAGTCCGTCGAGAGTGTTGTCGCGGGCACCTTCGTCGTGATTCAGGGCGAGCAGTTCGACTTCTTCTGCATGATCACGGACGTGGAGATTGAGGCGGCCAACGAGCAGATTCTGCTCAATCCGCCCGATCCGTCCGACGACCTGTTGCGCGAGGTGATGCAGGGCTCCGGCACCTACGTGACGGTGCAGCTGAAGCCCATGCTCATGATGCCCAATGCCGACCATCCGGAGCTGTCGGACGAGGAGCCGAAATCCGTCAAGACGATTCCCGCGCACTTCTCGCCGGTGGCGCAGGCCGAGGCCGACGACGTGGCGCGCGTGTTCGGCGACGAGACGTGGGACGACGGGCGCACCTACTTCCACGTGGGGCATCCCATCGGGATGGAGGAGAGTCCGGTGTGCATCGACCTGTCGAAGTTTGCCGAGCGCTCAAACGCCATTTTCGGCAAGACGGGGACCGGAAAAACGTTCCTCACGCGCCTGCTGCTGGCGGGGACGATCGTGACCGGGCGGGCCGTGAACCTCGTGTTCGACATGCACTCCGAGTACGGCTACGGGAGTCAGGCGGAGGGAGGCGAGGACGGGCAGTCTATGTTCGTGAAGGGCCTTCGCGACCTCTTCCCGAGCATGGTGAGCCTCTTCTCGCTCGATCCCTCCACGACTCGCGACCGCGGCCACACGCCGGACTACGAGGTGCACCTCCACGCCGACCAGATTCGCCCGGCCGACATCCTGCCCCTCCGCGACACGCTCAACCTCAATTCCACCGCCGCCGAGAGCAGCTATCTCCTCAAGAACCAGTACGGCGATCAGTGGCTCACCACGCTCCTGGAGGCACAGTCCACCGACGACTTCGAACGGCTGGCCGACGAGACCGGGGCGCACAGAAGCTCGATCGAGGCGCTGCGGCGCAAGCTGGCGCCATTTCAGGAGTACGACTTCTTTACCACCCGCCCCTCGCCCGACGATTACGACGTTTTGGATGCCCTGCTCGAAAATTTGGAGTCGGGCACCTCGGTGGTGCTGGAGTTCGGCCGGTACGACGACCTGAAGGTGTACCTGCTGGTGGCCAATGCCCTCACCCGGCGCATCCGGCGAGCGTACGAGGAGAAGACGAACCGATACCGGCAGACCCAGAACGAGGCCGACAAGCCGCAGCCGCTCATGATTACGATCGAGGAGGCGCACAAATTCCTCGAACCGGGCATCGCCCACGAGACGCCGTTCGGCAAGATTGCGCGCGAGATGCGGAAGTTTTTCGTGAGCCTGCTGGTGGTGGACCAGCGGCCGAGCGCTATTGACGAGGAGGTGCTCAGTCAGATCGGCACGAAGATGGTCGCCAAGCTGAGCGACGATAAGGACATCGGCGCCGCCCTCGTGGGCACGAGCGATGCCTCTTCGCTGCGCGAGATCCTGGCTTCTCTCGACGCGAAGCAGCAGGCACTTCTTCTGGGGCACGCCGTACCGATGCCGATTGTCGTGAAGACGCGGACGTACGATCAGGGCTTTTACGACGCGTTGCGCGCGCACCCGGCCACGAATGGGACGGCGGAGTCGTCAGCGGATCCGGATGAGGAGATGGAGGATTTGTTTTATTGA
- the rlmN gene encoding 23S rRNA (adenine(2503)-C(2))-methyltransferase RlmN, translated as MPKPKTASHTVGTADDRVDLKTMNRAALADFVAEHGEPRYRGEQLFHWMYGKGVSDFERMSNLPKRMRRGLQRQATVEDIEIVEQQQAADQTVKALFQLPSGREAETVLIPAIDERGEAQRLTVCVSSQVGCAMGCEFCATGLMGFRENLTPGAIFDQVWHMNEVAEERFGRPVTNVVFMGMGEPLLNYDAVLDSIDILTDEDSLNLSAQKITVSTVGLARRIKDLADDQLRTNLAVSLHAPDNETRSSIMPVNEAEKTSLPALKEALQYYSRTTGRQITYEYCLFKGVNDSEEDARNLAEVARWAPSKVNLLMYNPVTGLNFERTSQEQLDRFVQVLVQEGVTVTVRQSRGQDIDAACGQLASDEE; from the coding sequence ATGCCGAAACCCAAGACTGCTTCACATACTGTTGGCACCGCCGACGACCGCGTGGATCTGAAGACGATGAACCGTGCAGCCCTAGCGGACTTCGTGGCCGAGCATGGCGAACCGCGCTATCGCGGCGAGCAGCTTTTTCACTGGATGTACGGAAAGGGCGTTTCCGATTTCGAGCGAATGTCGAATTTGCCGAAACGGATGCGCCGCGGGCTGCAGCGACAGGCGACCGTTGAGGATATCGAAATTGTCGAGCAGCAACAGGCGGCCGACCAGACGGTGAAGGCGCTTTTCCAATTGCCGTCGGGGCGGGAGGCGGAGACGGTGCTCATTCCGGCGATCGACGAGCGGGGCGAAGCACAACGCCTCACGGTGTGCGTGTCCAGCCAAGTGGGCTGTGCGATGGGCTGCGAGTTTTGCGCGACCGGCCTGATGGGCTTCCGCGAAAACCTGACGCCGGGGGCCATTTTCGATCAGGTGTGGCACATGAACGAGGTGGCCGAGGAGCGCTTCGGGCGACCCGTGACGAACGTCGTCTTTATGGGCATGGGCGAGCCGCTGCTCAACTACGATGCTGTGCTTGATAGCATCGACATCCTGACCGACGAGGACAGCCTCAACCTCTCGGCGCAGAAGATTACGGTGTCGACGGTCGGGCTTGCCCGTCGCATCAAGGATTTGGCCGACGACCAACTGCGTACCAACCTGGCAGTGTCGCTGCACGCGCCGGACAACGAGACGCGCAGCAGCATCATGCCGGTGAATGAGGCCGAAAAGACGAGCCTGCCGGCACTGAAGGAGGCGCTTCAGTACTACTCGCGGACGACCGGTCGCCAGATTACCTACGAATATTGCCTCTTTAAGGGCGTGAACGACAGCGAAGAAGACGCCCGGAATCTTGCGGAGGTCGCGCGCTGGGCGCCGAGCAAGGTCAATCTCCTCATGTACAATCCGGTGACGGGGCTCAACTTCGAGCGCACGAGCCAGGAGCAGCTTGACCGGTTTGTGCAGGTGCTCGTGCAGGAGGGCGTGACGGTGACGGTGCGGCAGAGTCGGGGACAGGACATCGACGCGGCATGTGGTCAGCTCGCCAGTGACGAGGAGTGA